A genomic segment from Spinacia oleracea cultivar Varoflay chromosome 3, BTI_SOV_V1, whole genome shotgun sequence encodes:
- the LOC110783089 gene encoding uncharacterized protein, whose amino-acid sequence MKRIPRIKFPDRHPKPSTSTSGNESAKPSSGNGSTSKLTTSKSDVPAPPGSLGVGGKASLQPKRSPVSKEEMEAILLGGCV is encoded by the exons ATGAAGAGAATTCCTCGAATCAAATTTCCTGATAGACACCCTAAACCCTCAACTTCAACTTCTG GTAATGAGTCCGCAAAGCCGTCATCGGGAAATGGAAGCACTAGTAAGCTTACAACATCGAAGTCTGACGTTCCTGCACCACCCGGTTCCTTAGGCGTAGGTGGTAAAGCTTCACTTCAGCCTAAACGCTCACCAGTCTCAAAGGAGGAGATGGAAGCTATCTTG TTGGGTGGCTGCGTTTAG